One genomic segment of Bactrocera neohumeralis isolate Rockhampton unplaced genomic scaffold, APGP_CSIRO_Bneo_wtdbg2-racon-allhic-juicebox.fasta_v2 ctg2707, whole genome shotgun sequence includes these proteins:
- the LOC126766860 gene encoding uncharacterized protein LOC126766860 yields MNIIGKLSRSIDNITVKAELFRKTNGYTPFIYKFTMDFCELKRNPQRQPVMTIFFKYLEQNSNLNHTCPYDHDIILKNFVMPEEVLMLLPYPKGDYMVQLGFAAYNEWVLTVKAFVQITD; encoded by the exons ATGAATATTATCGGCAAATTGTCAAGATCAATTGACAATATAACG GTAAAAGCTGAACTGTTTCGCAAGACCAACGGCTACACCCCGTTTATCTACAAATTCACCATGGACTTTTGTGAGCTGAAACGCAATCCGCAACGTCAACCGGTCATGActatattcttcaaatatttggaGCAGAATAGTAATTTGAATCACACCTGTCCATACGAT CATGATATCATCTTGAAAAACTTCGTTATGCCGGAGGAAGTGTTGATGTTGCTGCCATATCCCAAGGGCGATTATATGGTACAGTTAGGCTTCGCTGCATACAATGAATGGGTCCTTACTGTGAAGGCATTTGTGCAGATAACTGATTGA